One window of Elaeis guineensis isolate ETL-2024a chromosome 11, EG11, whole genome shotgun sequence genomic DNA carries:
- the LOC105053983 gene encoding coatomer subunit alpha-1, whose product MLTKFETKSNRVKGLTFHSKRPWILASLHSGVIQLWDYRMGTLIDRFDEHDGPVRGVHFHKSQPLFVSGGDDYKIKVWNYKTHRCLFTLLGHLDYIRTVQFHDEYPWIVSASDDQTIRIWNWQSRTCISVLTGHNHYVMCASFHPKEDLVVSASLDQTVRVWDIGALRKKTVSPADDILRLSQMNTDLFGGVDAVVKYVLEGHDRGVNWASFHPSLPLIVSGADDRQLKLWRMNDTKAWEVDTLRGHMNNVSCVMFHAKQDVIVSNSEDKSIRIWDATKRTGIQTFRREHDRFWILAAHPELNLLAAGHDSGMIVFKLERERPAFSVSGDTLYYVKDRFLRFYEFSAQKDNQVVPIRRPGSVSLNQGPRTLSYSPTENAVLLCSDADGGSYELYIVPRDSAGRADYVQEARKGSGGSAVFVARNRFAVLDKSNNQALVKNLKNEIVKKSPLPVATDAIFYAGTGNLLCRAEDRVVIFDLQQRLVLGELQTPSVKYVVWSSDMESIALLSKHAIVIASKKLTHRCTLHETIRVKSGAWDENGVFIYTTLNHIKYCLPNGDSGIVRTLDVPIYITKVSGSSIYCLDRDGKNRVISIDATEYIFKLALLRKRYDHVMSMIRHSQLCGQAVIAYLQQKGFPEVALHFVKDERTRFNLALESGNIQIAVASAKEIDEKDYWYRLGIEALRQGNTSIMEYAYQRTKNFERLSFLYLVTGNMEKLSKMLRIAEIKNDVMGQFHNAMYLGDVQERVTILERAGQLPLAYVTAATHGLAEVADRLAAELGDNVPFIPERKVSSLLMPSKPLMCSGDWPLLRVMRGIFEGELDNLGRAEHEEEEATGADWGDEDLDIVDVEGVIQNGDIVAEVEDGEANEENDEEGGWDLEDLELPPDMETPKASTNARSSLFVAPTPGMPVSQIWIQKSSLAGEHVAAGNFDTAVRLLSRQLGIKNFAPLRPLFVDLYEGSHTYLHAFATAPVISIAVEKGWTESASPNVRGPPALVFKFSQMDEKLKAAYRVTTEGKFPEALRQFLNILHTIPLLVVDSRREVDEVKELIQIAREYVLGLKMEVKRKEIKDNAIRQQELAAYFTNCKLQKIHMRLVVASAMSSCYRGGNFATAANFARMLLENSPTEAQAKKARQVLQACGDKKDTSQLNYDYRNPFVVCGATFVPIYRGQKDISCPYCGARFVPAMEGQICAVCELSVVGADASGLLCSPTQTR is encoded by the exons ATGCTGACGAAGTTCGAGACCAAGAGCAATCGTGTGAAGGGGCTGACCTTCCACAGCAAGCGGCCATGGATCCTCGCCAGCCTCCACAGCGGCGTCATCCAGCTATGGGACTACCGGATGGGCACCCTCATCGACCGATTCGACGAGCACGATGGGCCTGTGCGCGGCGTTCACTTCCATAAATCTCAGCCCCTCTTCGTCTCCGGAG GAGATGATTACAAGATCAAGGTCTGGAATTATAAGACCCATCGGTGCCTATTTACCCTTCTTGGGCATCTCGATTACATTCGGACAGTCCAATTTCATGATGAGTATCCATGGATTGTCAGTGCCAGCGATGATCAAACTATTAGAATCTGGAACTGGCAGTCTCGCACCTGCATTTCAGTGTTAACAGGGCACAATCACTATGTCATGTGTGCCTCATTCCATCCAAAGGAGGACCTGGTTGTATCAGCTTCCCTGGATCAGACGGTTCGGGTTTGGGATATTGGTGCGCTGAGGAAGAAGACTGTGTCACCAGCTGATGACATCTTGCGGCTGAGCCAGATGAACACTGATCTGTTTGGTGGAGTTGATGCTGTTGTCAAGTATGTCTTGGAAGGTCATGATCGTGGAGTCAACTGGGCATCATTTCATCCAAGCCTGCCTCTTATCGTGTCTGGAGCAGATGATCGACAGTTGAAACTATGGCGAATGAATG ATACAAAGGCTTGGGAAGTGGACACATTGAGAGGGCATATGAATAATGTCTCTTGTGTAATGTTCCACGCAAAGCAGGATGTTATTGTGTCAAACTCGGAGGACAAAAGCATTCGCATTTGGGATGCTACAAAACGCACTGGTATTCAGACATTTCGCCGTGAACATGACCGTTTCTGGATTCTTGCTGCACATCCAGAACTGAACCTTCTTGCAGCTGGTCATGACAGTGGTATGATTGTTTTTAAATTGGAGAGAGAGCGCCCTGCTTTCTCTGTGAGTGGAGATACTCTCTACTATGTTAAAGATCGGTTTTTGCGGTTCTACGAGTTTTCAGCCCAAAAGGATAATCAAGTGGTTCCAATTAGAAGGCCTGGTTCTGTCAGCTTGAATCAGGGACCCAGAACACTGTCTTACAGCCCTACAGAGAATGCTGTCTTGCTCTGCTCTGATGCAGATGGGGGTTCATATGAACTCTATATTGTTCCCAGGGATTCTGCCGGAAGGGCTGATTATGTGCAGGAAGCAAGGAAGGGATCTGGGGGCTCAGCTGTTTTTGTAGCTCGCAACAGGTTTGCTGTTCTCGACAAGAGTAACAATCAAGCATTGGTGAAGAACCTTAAGAATGAGATTGTTAAAAAGAGCCCTCTTCCTGTTGCTACTGATGCGATATTTTATGCTGGGACAGGCAATCTGCTGTGTAGGGCTGAGGATAGGGTGGTCATCTTTGATCTTCAACAGAGGCTGGTTCTTGGGGAACTTCAGACCCCATCTGTCAAATATGTTGTTTGGTCAAGTGACATGGAGTCTATTGCCTTGTTGAGCAAACATGCTATAGTCATTGCTAGCAAGAAACTTACGCACCGCTGCACGCTTCATGAGACCATCCGTGTGAAAAGTGGTGCCTGGGATGAGAATGGTGTTTTTATTTATACAACCTTAAACCATATTAAGTACTGCCTTCCTAATGGGGACAGTGGAATTGTAAGAACCCTTGATGTTCCTATTTACATCACCAAGGTTTCTGGTAGCAGTATCTACTGCTTGGATCGTGATGGGAAGAATCGGGTTATATCAATTGATGCTACAGAATACATTTTCAAGCTTGCCCTTTTGCGAAAAAGATACGACCATGTGATGAGCATGATAAGGCATTCACAGCTATGCGGACAGGCCGTGATCGCATATCTGCAACAGAAAGGTTTCCCTGAAGTAGCTCTCCATTTTGTCAAAGATGAGAGGACCCGGTTCAACCTGGCTCTTGAAAGTGGTAACATTCAGATTGCCGTTGCTTCAGCTAAGGAGATAGATGAGAAAGATTATTGGTATAGGTTGGGCATTGAGGCACTCCGACAGGGAAACACCAGTATTATGGAATATGCATACCAGAGGACTAAAAACTTTGAGAGGCTATCGTTTCTCTATCTTGTAACAGGGAACATGGAAAAACTGTCCAAAATGTTGAGGATAGCTGAGATTAAAAATGATGTGATGGGCCAGTTCCACAATGCTATGTATCTAGGTGATGTTCAGGAACGTGTCACGATCTTGGAGAGAGCTGGCCAGTTGCCTCTTGCATATGTCACAGCTGCCACTCATGGGCTTGCTGAAGTTGCTGACAGACTTGCAGCTGAATTGGGAGATAATGTTCCCTTTATACCTGAACGAAAAGTCAGTTCTCTTCTGATGCCTTCAAAGCCACTCATGTGCAGTGGTGATTGGCCATTGTTAAGGGTGATGCGAGGTATTTTTGAAGGTGAGTTGGATAACCTTGGGAGGGCAGAACATGAGGAAGAAGAAGCTACTGGTGCTGACTGGGGTGATGAGGATTTGGATATTGTTGATGTTGAAGGCGTGATTCAGAATGGCGATATAGTTGCAGAGGTTGAGGACGGTGAAGCAAATGAAGAGAATGATGAGGAAGGAGGGTGGGACCTTGAAGATTTGGAATTACCACCAGATATGGAAACACCCAAAGCTAGCACCAATGCTCGTTCATCTTTGTTTGTTGCTCCCACTCCTGGCATGCCGGTAAGCCAAATTTGGATTCAGAAATCCTCTCTGGCGGGGGAGCATGTGGCAGCTGGAAATTTCGACACCGCTGTGCGCCTGCTTAGCAGGCAATTGGGCATAAAGAACTTTGCTCCCTTAAGGCCATTGTTTGTGGATCTTTACGAAGGTAGCCACACATATCTTCATGCTTTTGCGACAGCACCGGTGATATCAATTGCTGTTGAGAAGGGGTGGACCGAGTCTGCCAGTCCTAATGTCAGGGGCCCACCAGCCCTTGTTTTTAAGTTTTCACAGATGGATGAGAAGCTTAAGGCTGCTTACCGAGTCACAACAGAAGGAAAGTTTCCAGAGGCTTTGCGGCAATTTCTCAATATTTTGCACACTATCCCACTTTTGGTCGTGGACTCGAGGAGGGAAGTTGATGAAGTGAAGGAACTTATTCAGATAGCGAGAGAGTATGTCCTGGGCTTGAAGATGGAAGTCAAAAGAAAGGAAATCAAAGACAATGCAATTCGTCAGCAGGAGTTGGCAGCCTACTTCACCAATTGTAAGCTTCAAAAGATTCACATGAGACTTGTGGTCGCAAGCGCAATGAGTAGCTGTTACAGGGGAGGGAACTTTGCTACAGCAGCCAATTTTGCTAGGATGCTTCTCGAGAACAGTCCTACTGAAGCCCAAGCGAAGAAGGCTAGGCAAGTGTTGCAGGCTTGCGGTGATAAAAAGGATACCAGCCAGCTGAATTATGATTACAGGAATCCATTTGTAGTTTGTGGGGCTACTTTTGTTCCAATCTACCGTGGGCAGAAGGATATTTCCTGCCCTTATTGTGGGGCTCGCTTTGTGCCAGCTATGGAGGGGCAGATTTGTGCGGTTTGTGAGCTTTCGGTGGTGGGTGCAGATGCATCAGGTCTTCTCTGTTCTCCCACACAGACAAGATAA
- the LOC105053982 gene encoding tyrosine--tRNA ligase 1, cytoplasmic isoform X1, with the protein MAEGTDEQISAVESSPNMASLCLDSSFSAPATAPLTLEEKYALVRSVAEECIQEDELRNLLEKKQNPICYDGFEPSGRMHIAQGVLKTINVNKLTSAGCTVKIWIADWFAQLNNKMGGDLKKIQTVGRYLIEIWKAVGMNLDRVEFLWSSDEINSRAHEYWPLVMDIARRNTLPRIIRCSQIMGRSEQDELTAAQIFYPCMQCADIFFLKADICQLGMDQRKVNVLAREYCDDIKRKNKPIILSHHMLPGLQQGQEKMSKSDPSSSIFMEDEEAEVNLKIKKAYCPPKIVEGNPCLEYIKYIIFPWFGKFEVTRNTENGGDKTFNNMDELIADYESGALHPADVKPALAKSINHILQPVRDHFKNNSGARELFRTVKNYRVTR; encoded by the exons ATGGCGGAAGGAACGGACGAGCAAATCTCCGCCGTCGAATCCTCACCAAACATGGCCTCTCTTTGTCTAGATTCTTCCTTTTCGGCTCCAGCAACGGCCCC GTTAACGTTGGAAGAGAAGTACGCGCTGGTGAGGAGCGTGGCAGAGGAATGCATACAGGAAGACGAACTCAGAAACCTCCTCGAGAAAAAACAGAATCCGATCTGCTACGATGGGTTTGAACCATCAGGGAGGATGCATATTGCCCAG GGTGTCTTGAAGACGATCAATGTGAACAAGCTGACATCTGCTGGGTGCACTGTAAAAATATGGATTGCAGATTGGTTTGCACAGCTGAACAATAAAATGGGGGGTGATCTGAAGAAAATCCAAACAGTTGGTCGTTATCTTATTGAGATTTGGAAAGCTGTTGGGATGAATCTTGACAGGGTTGAGTTTCTGTGGTCTTCTGATGAAATTAATAGCCGAGCACATGAATATTGGCCTCTTGTAATGGACATAGCTCGACGAAATACACTGCCACGGATAATAAG GTGCAGTCAGATTATGGGTCGAAGTGAGCAAGATGAGTTGACTGCAGCTCAGATATTTTATCCATGCATGCAGTGTGCAGACATATTCTTCCTGAAG GCTGACATCTGTCAGTTAGGCATGGACCAGCGGAAAGTGAATGTGCTCGCAAGAGAGTACTGTGATGacatcaaaagaaaaaacaagcCCATTATTCTGTCACATC ACATGCTGCCTGGATTACAGCAGGGGCAGGAGAAGATGTCAAAAAGCGATCCATCTTCTTCCATTTTCATGGAGGATGAGGAG GCTGAAGTGAATTTGAAGATAAAGAAAGCTTACTGCCCACCAAAGATTGTGGAAGGAAACCCATGTCTAGAGTACATTAAGTACATCATTTTCCCATGGTTTGGTAAATTTGAGGTTACACGAAATACAGAAAATGGTGGAGACAA GACATTCAATAACATGGATGAACTAATTGCAGACTATGAAAGCGGGGCATTGCATCCAGCTGATGTAAAACCAGCTCTCGCGAAATCAATAAATCACATATTGCAG CCTGTCCGCGATCACTTCAAAAACAATAGTGGTGCCAGAGAACTTTTTAGAACTGTAAAG AATTACAGAGTTACCAGGTGA
- the LOC105053982 gene encoding tyrosine--tRNA ligase 1, cytoplasmic isoform X2, which translates to MAEGTDEQISAVESSPNMASLCLDSSFSAPATAPLTLEEKYALVRSVAEECIQEDELRNLLEKKQNPICYDGFEPSGRMHIAQGVLKTINVNKLTSAGCTVKIWIADWFAQLNNKMGGDLKKIQTVGRYLIEIWKAVGMNLDRVEFLWSSDEINSRAHEYWPLVMDIARRNTLPRIIRCSQIMGRSEQDELTAAQIFYPCMQCADIFFLKADICQLGMDQRKVNVLAREYCDDIKRKNKPIILSHHMLPGLQQGQEKMSKSDPSSSIFMEDEEAEVNLKIKKAYCPPKIVEGNPCLEYIKYIIFPWFGKFEVTRNTENGGDK; encoded by the exons ATGGCGGAAGGAACGGACGAGCAAATCTCCGCCGTCGAATCCTCACCAAACATGGCCTCTCTTTGTCTAGATTCTTCCTTTTCGGCTCCAGCAACGGCCCC GTTAACGTTGGAAGAGAAGTACGCGCTGGTGAGGAGCGTGGCAGAGGAATGCATACAGGAAGACGAACTCAGAAACCTCCTCGAGAAAAAACAGAATCCGATCTGCTACGATGGGTTTGAACCATCAGGGAGGATGCATATTGCCCAG GGTGTCTTGAAGACGATCAATGTGAACAAGCTGACATCTGCTGGGTGCACTGTAAAAATATGGATTGCAGATTGGTTTGCACAGCTGAACAATAAAATGGGGGGTGATCTGAAGAAAATCCAAACAGTTGGTCGTTATCTTATTGAGATTTGGAAAGCTGTTGGGATGAATCTTGACAGGGTTGAGTTTCTGTGGTCTTCTGATGAAATTAATAGCCGAGCACATGAATATTGGCCTCTTGTAATGGACATAGCTCGACGAAATACACTGCCACGGATAATAAG GTGCAGTCAGATTATGGGTCGAAGTGAGCAAGATGAGTTGACTGCAGCTCAGATATTTTATCCATGCATGCAGTGTGCAGACATATTCTTCCTGAAG GCTGACATCTGTCAGTTAGGCATGGACCAGCGGAAAGTGAATGTGCTCGCAAGAGAGTACTGTGATGacatcaaaagaaaaaacaagcCCATTATTCTGTCACATC ACATGCTGCCTGGATTACAGCAGGGGCAGGAGAAGATGTCAAAAAGCGATCCATCTTCTTCCATTTTCATGGAGGATGAGGAG GCTGAAGTGAATTTGAAGATAAAGAAAGCTTACTGCCCACCAAAGATTGTGGAAGGAAACCCATGTCTAGAGTACATTAAGTACATCATTTTCCCATGGTTTGGTAAATTTGAGGTTACACGAAATACAGAAAATGGTGGAGACAA ATGA